A portion of the Sulfuricurvum kujiense DSM 16994 genome contains these proteins:
- a CDS encoding WD40 repeat domain-containing protein, producing MKYLLLAILLVLSSWGAVITPKRSITVSSPVLDFVFDGKSIWAGTADGEVLHINTKGKILSKILLPPIIDSWGEKGAQKILSIDVAPDGKTLLLAGEDGCLYLFREGKLVKTSFSTKTVVKKIGFVTQTRVILALLSNEVVFFDIPTNKVLKTLSGGTSPLSDMSLSRTQKIAVIGGEAGVISLIDTDAMEIKRTIRGGNVDNIYKLDLQNSRIITAGQDRRAILYTLDGKKYTRYDGIFLIYAAALSPKAERMAASMDEENLITVYDTIKRQKIATAKGHTATLNRILFLDEKRFVSCADENKILFWELP from the coding sequence ATGAAATACTTACTCCTTGCCATCTTATTGGTTTTGAGTAGCTGGGGAGCCGTGATTACCCCTAAACGCTCAATCACTGTTTCATCGCCTGTTCTTGATTTTGTATTCGACGGCAAAAGTATTTGGGCAGGAACCGCCGACGGTGAAGTCCTGCACATCAATACCAAAGGTAAAATTCTCTCAAAAATTCTATTACCGCCTATCATCGATTCATGGGGGGAGAAAGGGGCACAGAAGATATTGAGCATCGATGTCGCCCCCGATGGGAAAACATTACTTCTCGCAGGCGAAGACGGATGCCTTTATCTCTTCAGGGAAGGAAAACTGGTTAAAACATCTTTTTCGACGAAAACAGTAGTCAAAAAAATCGGATTTGTCACACAAACACGGGTCATCCTTGCACTCCTCAGCAATGAAGTGGTTTTTTTCGATATTCCTACCAATAAAGTGCTCAAAACCCTTAGCGGCGGCACTTCTCCGCTGAGTGACATGTCGCTCTCACGCACTCAAAAAATAGCCGTTATCGGAGGTGAGGCGGGAGTGATTTCACTGATCGATACCGATGCTATGGAAATCAAACGCACTATCAGAGGCGGCAATGTCGATAACATCTACAAACTCGATCTCCAAAACAGCCGTATAATCACAGCCGGACAAGATCGCCGCGCCATCCTTTATACCCTTGATGGAAAAAAGTATACTCGATATGATGGAATATTTTTAATCTATGCGGCGGCACTTTCTCCCAAAGCGGAGCGTATGGCGGCGTCTATGGATGAAGAAAACCTGATTACCGTGTATGATACGATCAAACGGCAAAAAATCGCTACGGCGAAAGGGCATACTGCGACTCTGAACCGGATTTTATTTCTTGATGAAAAACGGTTCGTCTCGTGTGCCGATGAAAATAAAATTCTATTTTGGGAGTTACCATGA
- a CDS encoding 4Fe-4S binding protein — translation MDSRRGFFASLASLATGKTDEREAFHPLLPGFIPQNSEHCLTCVTSACKNICEENIVVREGSAAPYLDFSRRGCTFCSECQRACENDCFVAEPVTVIKAEIEIGILTCLAWNKTICRSCADVCNDKAIQFTGLWNPEIDSSACTACGFCIGVCPAYSISVHPAKENG, via the coding sequence ATGGATTCACGCCGCGGTTTTTTTGCTTCATTGGCATCGTTAGCCACCGGAAAGACGGATGAGAGAGAAGCTTTTCATCCTCTCTTGCCCGGGTTTATTCCTCAAAATAGTGAACACTGTTTAACCTGCGTAACATCCGCATGTAAAAATATATGTGAAGAAAACATCGTCGTTCGGGAAGGCTCTGCCGCTCCCTATCTCGACTTTTCACGCCGCGGGTGTACGTTTTGTAGTGAATGTCAACGCGCTTGTGAAAACGATTGTTTTGTTGCGGAGCCGGTAACGGTCATAAAAGCTGAGATCGAAATCGGTATTTTGACCTGTTTGGCATGGAACAAAACAATCTGTCGCAGCTGTGCCGATGTGTGTAACGATAAGGCGATACAATTTACAGGGCTATGGAATCCTGAAATCGATTCCAGTGCATGTACCGCATGCGGATTTTGTATCGGGGTGTGCCCCGCCTATTCGATCAGTGTACACCCCGCTAAAGAAAACGGATGA
- a CDS encoding nitrate reductase cytochrome c-type subunit: MKRKVIGVVTALVLGTTWVMGASKEALISDESLGLCKVSVEADSGLKEKPYVYKGTAPGAGNKRIPRAYDNCPPMIPHDINELPIITQEENSCISCHMPDVASSVGAIAIPKTHMTNLRNMKDLKGELYQGRWNCTQCHAPQAELDPAVMNRFKGAYRKKIGGEYKTNLIQTLREGVLEDKSGSFDLDKDLLEE, encoded by the coding sequence ATGAAACGCAAAGTGATAGGTGTCGTAACGGCATTGGTGTTGGGAACAACATGGGTAATGGGTGCATCCAAAGAAGCTCTTATTTCGGATGAGTCACTCGGCCTTTGCAAAGTGAGCGTAGAGGCCGACAGCGGCTTAAAGGAAAAACCTTATGTCTATAAAGGGACGGCACCGGGTGCGGGAAACAAAAGGATCCCGAGGGCGTATGACAACTGTCCTCCGATGATTCCCCACGATATTAACGAATTACCGATTATTACCCAAGAGGAGAACAGCTGCATCTCCTGCCATATGCCCGATGTAGCCTCAAGTGTAGGGGCGATTGCCATTCCGAAAACGCATATGACCAACCTTCGGAATATGAAAGACCTCAAAGGGGAACTGTATCAGGGACGATGGAACTGTACGCAGTGCCACGCACCGCAGGCCGAACTCGATCCGGCGGTCATGAACCGATTCAAAGGTGCTTATCGTAAAAAAATCGGCGGGGAATACAAGACCAACTTGATTCAAACGCTTCGAGAAGGTGTTCTGGAAGACAAATCGGGTTCTTTCGATCTCGATAAAGATTTATTGGAAGAGTGA
- the napH gene encoding quinol dehydrogenase ferredoxin subunit NapH, protein MTWLFKHRFLILRRLSQIGMIFLYFAANVWGWKILQGNLGSSLLFETLPLSDPFAVVQMSAAGALLGLDLLIGAGIITLFYALIGGRAFCSWVCPVNMITDAANGLRRLLRINEVEYRYVLSRHLRYWILALSIVLSAIFGVAAFEFVSPIGILNRGLIFGIGFGGAVIAGVFLFDLFGAKNGFCGHLCPLGGFYSLIGRFSLIRVKHNQEKCTVCMKCTEICPEKPVLHMIGKRSEFVTMGECSNCARCIEVCESDALHFDIRFLNQKKSASL, encoded by the coding sequence ATGACATGGCTGTTCAAACACCGATTTTTAATTCTTCGCCGTTTGAGTCAAATAGGGATGATTTTTCTCTATTTCGCTGCCAATGTGTGGGGATGGAAAATACTCCAAGGGAACCTCGGAAGTTCGCTTCTTTTTGAGACACTCCCGCTGTCCGATCCGTTTGCCGTCGTGCAAATGTCTGCAGCGGGGGCGCTGTTAGGGCTTGATCTCCTCATCGGGGCGGGTATTATTACCCTCTTCTATGCCCTTATCGGGGGACGGGCGTTTTGCAGCTGGGTTTGTCCAGTGAACATGATTACCGATGCGGCCAACGGACTTCGCCGTCTTTTGCGGATAAACGAAGTAGAGTACCGTTATGTGCTCAGTCGTCATCTCCGTTACTGGATTTTGGCCCTTAGTATCGTCCTCTCGGCGATTTTCGGCGTTGCCGCATTCGAATTTGTCAGTCCGATCGGTATCCTGAACCGGGGACTCATTTTCGGGATCGGGTTCGGCGGAGCAGTCATTGCGGGCGTTTTTCTCTTCGATCTCTTCGGAGCTAAAAACGGTTTTTGCGGTCATCTGTGCCCGCTGGGAGGATTTTATTCGCTTATCGGACGATTCAGTCTGATCCGAGTGAAACACAATCAGGAAAAATGTACGGTGTGCATGAAATGTACGGAAATTTGTCCTGAAAAACCGGTTTTGCATATGATCGGAAAACGGAGCGAATTTGTCACGATGGGTGAGTGCAGCAATTGCGCCCGCTGTATCGAAGTGTGCGAGAGTGACGCTTTGCACTTTGATATTCGCTTTTTGAATCAAAAAAAATCTGCCTCACTCTGA
- the napG gene encoding ferredoxin-type protein NapG — protein sequence MAKDKLPPLNERRRFLLQTLQGIGLATLGALTWSAYIDEASAASLVLRPPAALKEEDFLSHCIRCGLCVEACPFDTLKLARAGDNIPIGTPYFRAREIPCHMCKDIPCVPVCPSGALDESFVSTITKNGDKELDITLAAMGIAVIDADQCIAFWGIQCDACYRACPLINEAIVIDASRNDRTGKHAFMAPRVIGDVCTGCGMCEKACVTDKASIFVLPLAVAKGRAGSNYIKGWDAQDENRLKDQKGGGETTLTPKSSQKPIDYLNSEEF from the coding sequence ATGGCAAAAGATAAACTCCCTCCGTTAAACGAACGTCGCCGCTTTTTGCTCCAGACCCTTCAGGGGATCGGACTGGCGACGCTTGGTGCATTGACGTGGAGTGCCTATATCGATGAGGCCAGTGCCGCATCGCTTGTATTACGGCCGCCGGCGGCACTGAAGGAAGAGGATTTTTTATCCCACTGCATACGGTGCGGGCTGTGTGTCGAGGCGTGTCCCTTCGATACCCTCAAGCTTGCCCGCGCAGGTGATAATATTCCGATCGGAACACCCTATTTTAGAGCGCGCGAAATACCGTGCCATATGTGCAAAGATATTCCCTGTGTTCCAGTGTGTCCAAGCGGTGCATTGGATGAATCGTTCGTTAGTACAATAACAAAAAATGGGGACAAAGAGCTTGACATCACTCTGGCCGCAATGGGGATTGCCGTCATTGATGCGGATCAATGCATCGCGTTTTGGGGTATCCAGTGCGATGCCTGTTACCGTGCATGTCCCCTCATCAATGAAGCGATCGTGATCGATGCCAGCCGAAATGATCGGACGGGCAAACACGCCTTTATGGCTCCGCGCGTCATCGGCGATGTCTGTACGGGGTGCGGCATGTGCGAAAAAGCGTGCGTGACCGACAAAGCCTCTATCTTTGTTCTGCCGCTTGCTGTTGCGAAAGGGAGAGCCGGCAGCAACTACATCAAAGGGTGGGACGCACAGGACGAGAACCGCCTAAAAGATCAAAAAGGGGGCGGTGAGACGACGCTAACCCCGAAGAGTTCGCAAAAACCGATCGATTATCTCAACAGTGAGGAGTTCTGA
- the napA gene encoding nitrate reductase catalytic subunit NapA, which produces MQESRREFLKASAATAAATAVGMVLPSEVQAASKTGESGWRWDKAVCRFCGTGCGVMVATQNDKIIAVKGDPAAPVNKGLNCIKGYFLAKIMYGSDRLTQPLLRVNANGEFDKKGKFQPVSWERAFDVMSDKFKETYGKNGPTSVGIFGSGQYTIHEGYASLKLMKGGFRSNNIDPNARHCMASAVAGFMQTFGIDEPAGCYDDIELTDTIVTWGANMSEMHPILWSRVSDRKLTNKAKVKVVNLSTYTNRTSDLADIEIIFRPNTDLAIWNYIAREIVYNAPESIDWKYVKENTVFATSWVDTGYGMRNNPNHPKFRESEKDTVAKEVAKKVSSLEAPALAPFGYQTGETMKMTHNATAGENWVISFEEFKRGLAPYTLDYVASVAKGNPDEDIETFKKKLKALADLYIEKNRKVVSFWTMGMNQHTRGTWVNSQSYMVHMLLGKQSKPGSGAFSLTGQPSACGTAREVGTFSHRLPADMVVANPKHRDVTEKIWKLPEGTLNGVPGSHFVQIMRDLEDGKIKWAWVQVNNPWQDTANANHWIKAAREMDNFIVVSDAYPGISAKVGDLILPSAMIYEKWGGYGNAERRTQQWRQQVTPVGQAMGDLWQTMEFSKRFTLAEVWKGWKLPNGTELPDVLDHAKAMGYKPTDTLFEVLFANTEARSYKWPDPIGKGFYNTESGGDKRNVLGSDGKPFKGYGFFVHKYIWEEYRKFGLGHGHDLADFDTYHRVRGLKWPVVNGKETQWRFNAKYDPYAKKTGRDFAFYGEFSKVIPQGGLEGPDLTKPKIDLHNKAKIFIHPYMDPPEIPSKEYPLWLCTGRVLEHWHSGTMTMRVPELYRAVPEALCYMHPDTAKDMEVKDGQLVWVESRRGKVKARVETRGRNRPPKSLVYVPWFDEKVFINKVCLDATCPISKQTDFKKCAVKVYKA; this is translated from the coding sequence ATGCAAGAGAGTCGTAGAGAGTTTCTAAAAGCAAGTGCCGCAACTGCTGCTGCAACGGCAGTAGGGATGGTGTTGCCGAGCGAAGTCCAGGCCGCTTCCAAAACGGGAGAGTCCGGCTGGCGCTGGGATAAAGCGGTATGCCGGTTTTGCGGAACGGGATGCGGTGTTATGGTCGCGACCCAAAATGATAAAATAATCGCCGTCAAAGGGGATCCGGCAGCGCCGGTGAACAAAGGGCTCAACTGTATCAAAGGGTATTTTCTAGCGAAAATTATGTACGGAAGCGATCGTTTAACGCAACCGTTACTACGGGTCAATGCAAACGGAGAGTTTGATAAAAAAGGAAAATTTCAGCCGGTAAGCTGGGAGAGAGCTTTTGACGTTATGAGTGACAAATTCAAAGAGACCTATGGTAAAAACGGTCCTACGTCGGTTGGGATTTTCGGATCGGGGCAATATACAATTCATGAGGGGTACGCGTCACTCAAACTCATGAAAGGGGGATTTCGCTCTAACAACATCGATCCTAATGCACGTCACTGTATGGCTTCGGCGGTTGCCGGGTTCATGCAGACCTTCGGCATCGATGAGCCAGCAGGCTGTTATGACGATATCGAACTCACCGATACGATTGTGACATGGGGGGCCAATATGTCCGAAATGCACCCGATACTCTGGTCGAGGGTATCGGATCGTAAACTCACCAATAAAGCCAAAGTCAAAGTCGTCAACCTCTCGACCTACACAAACCGTACGTCCGATTTAGCCGATATCGAGATCATCTTCCGTCCCAACACGGACTTGGCGATTTGGAACTACATCGCCCGAGAAATCGTCTACAACGCTCCCGAATCCATCGACTGGAAATACGTCAAAGAGAACACCGTATTTGCCACCAGCTGGGTCGATACGGGATACGGAATGCGCAACAATCCGAACCATCCGAAATTCCGCGAATCGGAAAAAGATACCGTCGCCAAAGAGGTCGCCAAAAAAGTGAGCAGTCTCGAAGCGCCGGCACTGGCACCGTTCGGATACCAAACGGGTGAAACGATGAAAATGACCCACAACGCCACAGCAGGCGAGAACTGGGTTATCAGTTTCGAAGAGTTCAAGCGGGGACTCGCCCCCTACACCCTCGATTATGTCGCATCGGTTGCTAAAGGGAACCCTGACGAAGATATCGAAACCTTTAAAAAGAAGCTCAAAGCCCTCGCCGATCTTTACATCGAAAAAAATCGTAAAGTGGTCAGTTTCTGGACAATGGGGATGAATCAGCACACCCGAGGTACCTGGGTAAATTCCCAATCCTACATGGTCCATATGCTTCTGGGCAAACAATCCAAACCGGGTTCAGGTGCGTTTTCCCTCACAGGTCAACCCTCAGCCTGCGGTACGGCGCGTGAGGTGGGGACGTTCAGCCACCGTCTCCCGGCCGACATGGTCGTTGCCAATCCGAAACACCGTGACGTGACGGAAAAAATCTGGAAACTTCCTGAGGGTACGCTCAACGGTGTCCCCGGAAGCCATTTTGTCCAGATCATGCGTGATCTCGAAGACGGCAAAATAAAATGGGCATGGGTTCAGGTCAACAATCCGTGGCAGGATACGGCAAACGCAAACCACTGGATCAAAGCGGCGCGCGAGATGGATAACTTCATCGTCGTCTCCGATGCCTATCCGGGAATCAGCGCGAAAGTGGGCGACTTGATCCTGCCGAGTGCGATGATCTACGAAAAATGGGGCGGATACGGCAATGCCGAGCGCCGAACCCAGCAATGGCGTCAGCAGGTCACTCCGGTCGGTCAAGCGATGGGAGATTTATGGCAAACGATGGAGTTTTCCAAACGCTTTACCCTCGCTGAGGTGTGGAAAGGGTGGAAACTCCCTAACGGCACCGAACTCCCCGATGTTTTGGATCACGCCAAAGCGATGGGATACAAACCGACCGATACCCTCTTTGAGGTCTTGTTTGCCAATACGGAGGCACGCAGCTACAAATGGCCCGATCCGATCGGAAAAGGGTTTTACAACACCGAATCGGGCGGCGACAAACGCAACGTCCTCGGAAGCGACGGCAAGCCATTCAAAGGGTACGGCTTTTTCGTCCACAAATATATCTGGGAAGAGTACCGTAAATTCGGCCTCGGACACGGACACGATTTGGCCGATTTCGATACCTATCATCGTGTACGCGGTTTGAAATGGCCGGTCGTCAACGGCAAAGAAACCCAATGGCGTTTCAATGCGAAATACGATCCGTATGCGAAAAAAACAGGACGTGATTTCGCTTTCTACGGAGAATTTTCCAAAGTGATCCCGCAAGGGGGACTAGAGGGTCCGGATCTTACCAAACCGAAAATCGATCTGCACAACAAAGCAAAAATTTTCATCCACCCGTATATGGATCCTCCGGAAATACCGAGTAAAGAGTATCCGTTATGGCTCTGTACCGGACGTGTGTTAGAACACTGGCATTCGGGGACAATGACGATGCGGGTTCCCGAACTCTATCGCGCCGTTCCCGAAGCACTCTGTTACATGCACCCCGATACGGCAAAAGATATGGAGGTAAAAGACGGTCAGCTCGTATGGGTTGAGAGCCGACGCGGAAAAGTAAAAGCGCGGGTAGAGACACGGGGGCGAAACCGCCCGCCGAAAAGCTTGGTCTATGTACCGTGGTTTGATGAAAAAGTATTCATCAACAAAGTGTGCTTAGATGCAACGTGCCCGATCAGCAAACAGACCGATTTCAAAAAATGCGCGGTCAAGGTCTATAAGGCGTAA